One window of Scheffersomyces stipitis CBS 6054 chromosome 1, whole genome shotgun sequence genomic DNA carries:
- a CDS encoding predicted protein — protein MLKGLRKKASILSISSTQSDTPANNYDKVLKQVRDFEIALQAMDFLLDDRTDEGTKLLQKEAQLHSQSGSDQPAGIFPLALGVMEFIEATLGFETEVMERANRTLSEAETASLNNSKYNVKYSLATSYIYPPGTEFQVTYAESTLLNALVMLLKENNGMVEGAKALFKLRRAYQTLDSVYKKIKDSEPIFNKNLSKLKKESLSNMNNISTSDLPGYKSNSSMSSNGGSSASLASDVKLMKDLEKVYQMRKGRIEGTNLGNNAPEKINFFEGFEDRSSNSSIVSSAATSTSNLSTTESATDNQLHVSTVDEFIHSGVQLCFGILQVVLSLIPPAIGKVLSIVGFKGDREIGLKMLWRTAITSRNIHGELALLCLLVFYDGPVQFVDVGFQLPGHEDSKVKDVLSLDGKTTVSESELKKILQNPALYTPQLLKRARAFFPHNALWLLQEGRVLAAQGELEKATQLMQSFTDDKSNKIRMQQVEALLVFDRGMFYAFQHDYDNAARDFVKLIDINSWSKGVYLFMAASCYLEKYRMIEMGLVDVEDKEKELRKYEDLAVKYFELAPTYVPNHGHNSTSKKQLPFDKFLLRKLRHLEERKRQYPKLKFVDLIGTSLIHELVYFWNGYNRMSEKDLQLSLKLLAYSGEVNAELSANSETASYTKIAESEDEAMIRYFLQAIVLRSTGKVSEGLSILENHVISKYVVADLPQFKFNKMTYSPYLYPTALYEKTMFIWILRTTHVEKLDVRKAVQESKNCLKKAEIVGEGDYELSNRTGMRMKAAGDRLDQLGHGH, from the exons ATGCTCAAAGGACTCAGAAAGAAGGctctgattcttctgatttcaTCCACACAACTGGATACGCCTGCCAACAACTACGACAAGGTACTAAAGCAGGTACGAGACTTTGAAATTGCGCTCCAGGCCATGGATTTCTTGCTAGACGACAGAACCGATGAAGGAACCAAGTTACTTCAGAAGGAAGCGCAGCTCCACAGTCAATCAGGATCCGACCAGCCGGCTGGGATCTTCCCACTTGCTCTCGGAGTTATGGAATTCATTGAAGCTACGCTAGGCTTTGAAACCGAAGTCATGGAACGTGCCAACCGCACACTTTCTGAGGCAGAAACAGCTTCgttgaacaattccaaGTACAATGTGAAATACAGCTTGGCTACATCGTACATCTATCCGCCTGGAACCGAGTTCCAAGTCACGTACGCTGAGCTGACACTTTTGAATGCGTTGGTGATGTTGCTCAAAGAGAACAACGGAATGGTGGAAGGTGCTAAAGcgttgttcaagttgagaagAGCATACCAAACGTTGGATTCAgtatacaagaaaatcaagGATCTGGAGCCTATCTTCAATAAGAACTtatccaagttgaagaaggagtctctttccaacatgaacaatatcagcaCGTCGGATCTCCCTGGTTACAAATCGAATTCTTCTATGTCTTCTAACGGAggttcttctgcttctctCGCTTCGGATgtgaaattgatgaaagaCTTGGAGAAAGTGTACCAGATGAGAAAGGGCCGTATAGAGGGGACTAACTTGGGAAATAATGCCCCAGAAAagatcaatttcttcgAAGGCTTTGAAGACAGGTCTTCCA ACTCGTCAATTGTTTCATCGGCTgctacttcaacttcaaactTATCTACGACTGAATCTGCTACCGATAACCAACTCCACGTCTCAACTGTAGACGAGTTTATCCATTCAGGCGTTCAGTTATGCTTCGGCATCTTGCAGGTGGTTCTTTCATTAATTCCACCTGCCATTGGGAAGGTCTTATCCATTGTAGGGTTCAAGGGCGATCGAGAAATTGGGCTCAAGATGCTCTGGAGAACAGCAATCACCAGCAGGAATATACACGGTGAGTTGGCTCTCTTGTGTCTCTTAGTATTCTACGACGGCCCCGTGCAATTTGTAGACGTGGGATTCCAGTTACCGGGCCACGAGGACTCCAAAGTCAAGGACGTTCTTTCCTTAGACGGGAAGACGACTGTGTCTGAGtctgagttgaagaagatcttaCAGAATCCAGCATTGTACACCCctcaattgttgaagagagcCAGGGCTTTCTTTCCACATAACGCCCTTTGGttacttcaagaaggtaGAGTTTTGGCAGCTCAGGGTGAGCTTGAGAAGGCTACTCAGTTGATGCAATCTTTCACAGAcgacaagtccaacaagatcCGCATGCAGCAGGTGGAAGCATTATTGGTATTTGATCGAGGCATGTTCTATGCATTTCAACACGACTATGACAATGCTGCCCGGGACTTTGTCAAATTGATAGATATTAACTCGTGGTCCAAAGGTGTTTATTTGTTCATGGCAGCATCATGTtacttggaaaagtacAGAATGATCGAAATGGGCTTGGTCGATGTAgaagacaaggaaaaggagTTGCGTAAGTACGAAGATTTAGCCGTGAAATACTTTGAATTGGCACCTACGTATGTTCCAAATCATGGACACAACTCCACCAGCAAGAAGCAGTTGCCATTTGacaaattcttgttgagaaagTTGAGACATTTGGAAGAGCGCAAAAGGCAGTAtccaaagttgaagtttgtaGATTTGATTGGTACGTCGTTGATTCACGAATTGGTTTATTTCTGGAACGGCTACAATAGAATGTCAGAAAAAGACTTGCAGTTGTCCTTAAAATTGTTGGCATATTCAGGAGAAGTCAATGCTGAATTGTCTGCCAACAGCGAAACCGCCAGTTACACAAAGATTGCTGagtctgaagatgaagctaTGATCAGATACTTCTTGCAGGCAATCGTGTTAAGACTGACTGGAAAAGTCAGCGAGGGTCTTTCTATCCTCGAAAATCATGTCATTTCCAAGTATGTCGTGGCCGATCTTCCCcagttcaagttcaataaGATGACCTATAGTCCTTATTTGTATCCGACAGCTCTCTACGAAAAGACGATGTTCATTTGGATTTTGAGAACAACCCATGTTGAGAAGTTGGATGTAAGAAAGGCCGTCCAGGAAAGCAAGAACTGTTTAAAGAAGGCAGAGATTGTAGGGGAGGGAGACTACGAGCTTAGTAACAGAACCGGAATGAGAATGAAGGCTGCTGGCGATagacttgaccaacttggccatGGTCATTAG
- a CDS encoding predicted protein, which yields MSKRANLPYTTQDLFPQIAATPNTPRFPSGPNPSITHGSITGASFISTASSAYTTRSLRSQSSRFSSKFQNIKKMARRLFKPTTLDFETAIWEIFHLIINPKKMYRSHYYYKQQTSNNGKSSYTRDDPSFLILLTVFLSISAVAWGLAYSPRVWDILKLIVYMVFIDFYLTGIVIATVSWFVTNKLFNNTYGNLGGMNKYNLNYIEWGFCFDIHCNSFLVIWCLLYLVQFLLLPLIRIRRSFLSILLGNSLYFGSIGYYFVITFYGFNSLPFISSNVRTTSAAGGMFSNTNNNPARLLQLIVIAGILPVLALGWIISLIFRFNVADAMVDTYFN from the coding sequence ATGAGTAAACGTGCCAATTTGCCCTATACAACACAAGACTTGTTCCCCCAGATCGCGGCAACCCCAAACACGCCGCGGTTCCCATCGGGGCCCAATCCCTCAATTACCCATGGATCTATTACAGGAGCCTCATTCATATCCACAGCATCTTCAGCGTATACGACCAGGTCTTTGCGGAGTCAGAgttcaagattctcaaGCAAGTTCCAGAACATTAAGAAAATGGCCAGACGGCTCTTTAAGCCCACGACTCTAGATTTTGAAACTGCCATATGggagatttttcacttgaTCATTAATCCCAAGAAGATGTACCGATCTCATTATTATTATAAGCAACAGACTTCTAACAATGGTAAGTCGAGTTATACACGTGACGATCCCCTGTTTCTTATATTGCTTACTGTTTTCTTACTGATTTCAGCAGTTGCCTGGGGTTTGGCGTACTCTCCCAGAGTGTGGGATATTCTTAAGCTTATAGTGTATATGGTTTTCATTGATTTCTACTTGACAGGTATCGTCATAGCCACGGTTTCGTGGTTTGTgaccaacaagttgttcaacaacactTATGGGAATTTAGGAGGTATGAACAAGTACAACTTGAACTATATTGAGTGGGGTTTTTGTTTTGATATCCACTGCAATTCATTCTTGGTGATTTGGTGCTTACTAtatcttgttcaattcttgcTTTTACCGTTGATCCGGATCAGGAGGTCGTTTTTGTCGATCCTCTTGGGTAATTCGTTGTACTTCGGCTCGATTGGCTATTACTTTGTCATCACCTTTTATGGGTTCAATTCTCTCCCATTCATTAGTTCTAATGTTAGAACTACTTCTGCAGCTGGGGGAATGTTCTCAAATACAAATAATAATCCGGCAAGACTTCTCCAGTTAATAGTCATTGCTGGAATCTTGCCTGTTCTTGCCTTAGGTTGGATTATCTCATTAATCTTTAGGTTCAATGTGGCAGATGCCATGGTGGATACGTACTTCAACTAA
- a CDS encoding predicted protein, with the protein MLQRNRIQTSSSTQTETTPPILRLRRPETRQKEDSKVKWTEDVIDNEHMGKHKSKVCCIFHPHREFGQSSDESSDSSSDSSDDSDYERNNDFDQNHRHSHNFDDINSDNSHSHSHGHNFDDKDDISNSSNNQDKGNTGMSKPSSSSPDNLVCEYGHIHKRNKKVRKPKRSSSPNAYERQPNYRNKSVVPVQK; encoded by the coding sequence ATGTTACAACGAAATCGCATCCAGACGAGTCTGTCGACTCAGACAGAGACAACACCTCCGATACTTCGTCTTCGTAGACCCGAAACCCgacagaaagaagactcCAAAGTGAAATGGACCGAGGATGTAATTGACAATGAACATATGGGTAAACATAAGCTGAAGGTCTGCTGCATTTTCCATCCACATCGTGAGTTTGGACAAAGTTCAGACGAAAGCAGCGATTCTTCTAGTGATTCTAGTGATGATTCAGACTATGAACGCAATAATGACTTCGACCAAAACCATAGACACAGCCATAATTTTGATGATATAAATTCCGATAATAGTCATAGTCATAGTCATGGTCACAATTTCGATGATAAGGATGATATTAGTAATAGTAGTAATAATCAAGATAAAGGTAATACTGGCATGAGCAAACCAAGCAGCTCTAGTCCAGACAATCTTGTGTGTGAATATGGGCACATACACAAGAGAAATAAAAAGGTACGGAAACCGAAAAGGTCTTCCAGTCCAAATGCCTACGAGAGGCAGCCGAATTACAGAAACAAACTGGTTGTGCCTGTGCAAAAGTAG